One window of the Triticum dicoccoides isolate Atlit2015 ecotype Zavitan chromosome 3B, WEW_v2.0, whole genome shotgun sequence genome contains the following:
- the LOC119277475 gene encoding BAG family molecular chaperone regulator 4-like, producing the protein MGGGSRSRAKEADGESEVRPGGMFVQRRDGEEGPTVRLRVSHGPALRDVFVPAQATFGELKRILAQTTGLEPERQRLFFRGKEKRDDEFLHASGAKDGAKLLLLEKHVPANVEQKVEPVMMDESMMRACEAVVRVRSEVDKLSAKVCELEKSVLAGKKVEDKEFVVLTELLMVQLLKLDGIEAEGEARAQRKAEVRRVQNLVETLDKLKARNANPLSDSAKSVSVSTEWETFENGMGSLNAPPARFSSTQNDTDWEQFD; encoded by the exons atgggcggcggcAGCAGATCGCGCGCGAAGGAGGCCGACGGCGAGTCGGAGGTCCGGCCGGGCGGGATGTTCGTGCAGCGCAGGGACGGCGAGGAGGGGCCCACCGTCAGGCTCAGGGTGTCCCACGGCCCCGCCCTGCGCGACGTCTTCGTGCCGGCGCAGGCCACCTTCG GTGAACTGAAGAGGATCCTCGCCCAGACTACTGGTTTGGAGCCAGAGAGACAGAGGCTCTTCTTCCGTGGGAAGGAGAAGAGGGACGATGAATTCCTGCACGCATCAGGCGCCAAGGATGGAGCAAAACTGCTTTTGCTTGAGAAACATGTCCCTGCCAATGTGGAACAGAAGGTCGAGCCAGTGATGATGGATGAGAGCATGATGAGGGCTTGTGAGGCTGTTGTTCGTGTCAGATCTGAAGTTGACAAACTCTCTGCTAAG GTGTGTGAGTTGGAGAAGAGTGTCCTTGCAGGGAAGAAGGTCGAGGATAAAGAATTTGTTGTCTTGACAGAGCTGCTTATGGTGCAGCTGCTGAAACTCGATGGCATAGAGGCAGAGGGGGAAGCAAGGGCACAAAGGAAGGCCGAG GTGCGCCGAGTTCAGAATCTTGTTGAGACCTTGGACAAGCTGAAGGCAAGGAATGCCAACCCTTTGAGTGATAGCGCCAAATCTGTTTCGGTGTCAACCGAGTGGGAGACGTTCGAAAATGGCATGGGCAGCTTGAATGCTCCGCCGGCCCGATTTTCTTCGACGCAAAATGACACTGACTGGGAGCAGTTCGACTAG
- the LOC119277474 gene encoding ammonium transporter 2 member 3: protein MAAPPLPGAYMPDLPAVPEWLNKGDNAWQLTAATFVGIQSMPGLVVLYGSIVKKKWAVNSAFMALYAYASTLIVWVLLAFRMAFGERLLPFWGKAGPALTGDFLVARASFPATAHYGAGGALEVPPTQPYYPEATLVLFQFQLAAITLVLLAGALLGRMNIKAWMAFTPLWLLLSYTVCAFSLWGGGFLYHWGVIDYSGGYVIHVSSGVAGFTAAYWVGPRLKSDRERFAPNNILLMIAGGGLLWLGWAGFNGGAPYAPNIIASIAVLNTNVSAAASLLTWTCLDVIFFGKPSVIGAVQGMMTGLVCITAGAGLVHTWAAVLMGICAGSVPWFTMMVLHKRSSLLQKVDDTLAVFHTHAVAGLLGGVLTGLLATPELTTLHTHVPGTRGAFYGGGIQQVGKQLAAALFVVAWNVAVTTGIILAVGLVIPLRMPDEQLRIGDDAAHGEEAYALWGDGERFDVSRRAAARATEVGDQSVDQRLAAMGARGITVQL, encoded by the exons ATGGCCGCTCCGCCTCTGCCGGGCGCGTACATGCCCGACCTGCCGGCGGTCCCGGAGTGGCTGAACAAGGGCGACAACGCGTGGCAGCTGACGGCGGCGACGTTCGTGGGCATCCAGTCCATGCCGGGGCTGGTGGTGCTCTACGGCAGCATCGTGAAGAAGAAGTGGGCCGTCAACTCGGCCTTCATGGCGCTCTACGCCTACGCCTCCACGCTCATCGTCTGGGTGCTGCTCGCCTTCCGCATGGCGTTCGGCGAACGCCTGCTCCCGTTCTGGGGCAAGGCGGGCCCGGCGCTGACGGGGGACTTCCTCGTGGCGCGCGCGTCCTTCCCGGCCACGGCGCACTACGGCGCCGGCGGCGCGCTCGAGGTGCCCCCCACGCAGCCCTACTACCCGGAGGCGACGCTGGTGCTGTTCCAGTTCCAGCTCGCCGCCATCACGCTGGTGCTGCTCGCCGGCGCGCTGCTGGGCCGGATGAACATCAAGGCGTGGATGGCGTTCACGCCGCTCTGGCTGCTCCTCTCCTACACCGTCTGCGCCTTCAGCCTCTGGGGCGGCGGCTTCCTCTACCACTGGGGCGTCATCGACTACTCCGGCGGCTACGTCATCCACGTCTCCTCCGGCGTCGCCGGCTTCACCGCTGCCTACTGG GTGGGGCCGAGGCTGAAGAGTGACAGGGAGAGATTCGCGCCCAACAACATCCTGCTCATGATCGCCGGCGGCGGGCTgctgtggctgggctgggccgggttCAACGGCGGCGCGCCGTACGCCCCGAACATCATCGCGTCCATCGCGGTGCTCAACACCAACGTCAGCGCCGCGGCGAGCCTGCTCACCTGGACCTGCCTGGACGTCATCTTCTTCGGCAAGCCGTCCGTGATCGGCGCCGTGCAGGGCATGATGACGGGCCTCGTCTGCATCACCGCCGGCGCAG GGCTGGTGCACACGTGGGCGGCGGTGCTGATGGGCATCTGCGCCGGCAGCGTGCCGTGGTTCACCATGATGGTCCTCCACAAGCGCTCCTCCCTCCTCCAGAAGGTGGACGACACCCTCGCCGTGTTCCACACCCACGCCGTCGCCGGGCTCCTCGGCGGCGTCCTCACGGGGCTCCTCGCCACCCCGGAGCTCACCACCCTGCACACCCACGTCCCGGGCACGCGCGGCGCCTTCTATGGCGGCGGCATCCAGCAGGTAGGCAAGCAGCTGGCCGCAGCGCTCTTCGTCGTCGCGTGGAACGTCGCGGTCACCACCGGCATCATCCTCGCCGTGGGCCTCGTCATCCCGCTGCGGATGCCCGACGAGCAGCTCAGGATCGGCGACGACGCGGCGCACGGCGAGGAGGCCTACGCGCTCTGGGGAGACGGCGAGCGGTTCGATGTGTCCCGGCGTGCGGCAGCGAGGGCCACCGAGGTCGGGGACCAGTCGGTCGACCAGCGTCTGGCAGCCATGGGAGCTAGAGGCATCACCGTTCAGTTGTAG